From a single Sorghum bicolor cultivar BTx623 chromosome 5, Sorghum_bicolor_NCBIv3, whole genome shotgun sequence genomic region:
- the LOC8068308 gene encoding protein bangles and beads, translated as MASRRFSGGYDPYGFFGGYDPYDGYKTYYTAAPYQTYYTTSPYEAYYQQQPAPTRSSAPTKPAPRPARETKTIPVHGPDSEPERETKAAVPAGSRADPVAQVMSAEEAAVRMQAAARGFLTRKSVRAVHEVQQEAEQVQMCEVEALVRDPRARAAVAEQLMRMLLRLDAVRGAREYRRKITKWVLALQDAIDTLETKPPAPSTSAGEGEEEEEADANAPEATATVTATKMAEESAVPPELLDAAEHGTEMENIIEAEVDEAIAGGEPDEVEVGEEQEKEAVPGDAIVDLDELADSDAEGEWEMVTEENEHAAPVAATSDDQEPPPCNELPADPLETSSTTSAGGAASDGVDVRKVMEMVVALCEQSAKQGAVIGALAERVDMLERTLRRMEEAESCRRRSKKLSAEGEWKEQQQVLQRLMTHSR; from the coding sequence ATGGCGTCTCGGCGGTTTTCCGGCGGCTACGACCCCTACGGCTTTTTCGGCGGCTACGATCCCTACGACGGCTACAAGACGTACTACACCGCCGCCCCCTACCAGACGTACTACACCACCAGCCCCTACGAGGCGTACTACCAGCAGCAGCCCGCGCCCACCCGCAGCTCGGCGCCCACGAAACCTGCGCCCAGGCCGGCGAGGGAGACGAAGACGATCCCAGTCCACGGGCCTGACTCGGAACCGGAGCGGGAGACGAAGGCGGCGGTGCCGGCGGGGTCACGCGCAGATCCGGTGGCGCAGGTGATGTCGGCGGAGGAGGCCGCGGTGAGGAtgcaggcggcggcgcgggggtTTCTGACAAGGAAGTCGGTGCGGGCGGTGCACGAGGTGCAGCAAGAGGCGGAACAAGTCCAGATGTGTGAGGTGGAAGCCCTAGTCAGGGACCCTAGGGCCCGCGCCGCCGTCGCGGAGCAGCTGATGAGAATGCTGTTGCGGCTCGACGCTGTGCGCGGCGCACGGGAGTACAGGCGTAAGATCACCAAGTGGGTGCTCGCGCTGCAGGATGCCATTGACACGCTCGAGACTAAGCCACCGGCGCCGTCGACGTCtgcgggggagggggaggaggaggaggaggcagatGCCAACGCGCCGGAGGCGACGGCGACGGTGACGGCCACCAAGATGGCGGAGGAGAGCGCGGTACCGCCGGAGCTGCTGGACGCTGCGGAGCATGGCACTGAGATGGAGAACATCATCGAGGCGGAGGTCGATGAAGCAATAGCCGGTGGCGAGCCTGATGAAGTGGAAGTAGGAGAAGAACAGGAAAAGGAAGCGGTGCCGGGTGACGCCATTGTTGATCTTGACGAGCTGGCGGATTCGGATGCAGAGGGTGAGTGGGAGATGGTGACAGAGGAAAACGAACACGCCGCACCCGTTGCAGCCACGTCCGACGACCAGGAGCCACCACCGTGCAACGAATTACCGGCGGACCCGTTGGAGACCTCGAGTACTACAAGCGCTGGTGGTGCCGCCTCCGATGGTGTGGACGTGAGGAAGGTGATGGAGATGGTGGTGGCGCTGTGTGAGCAGAGCGCAAAGCAGGGCGCGGTGATCGGCGCGCTGGCTGAGCGTGTTGACATGCTGGAGCGTACCTTGCGACGGATGGAGGAAGCCGAGAGCTGCCGGCGGCGATCCAAGAAGCTGAGCGCAGAGGGCGAATGGAAGGAACAACAGCAAGTTTTACAGCGATTGATGACGCACAGCCGTTAA
- the LOC8068307 gene encoding BTB/POZ and MATH domain-containing protein 2, whose amino-acid sequence MSSWSRRRRTMLRNDDDDDDDGRASTTMLTEIATGWHVLKVERYSKINGLGVARRMKSCPFVVGGHTWCIAYFPDRRSHRGHRRLHLFRPPSRRSSCRHRKRCRQGQSCCDARFMERKEFESCYVKDDEFCIRCDVTVLSAAAAPPLDLRRQLGDLLAGGDGADVTLDVGGESFRAHKNVLAARSPVFMAEFFGGPHKEQVAGRVSIHGIEPSVFKALLHFIYTDSLPDIDGGDMTAMAQHLLVAADRYGIQRLKSICEYLLRTFVDRSAVVTTLVLAERHGCHQLKEACFKVMKSSANYKELVSGEDFQYLASTCPSLVQELEAA is encoded by the exons ATGTCGTCGTGGTCTCGCCGTCGTCGTACCATGCTccgcaacgacgacgacgacgacgatgatggcAGAGCGTCGACGACCATGCTCACCGAGATAGCGACCGGGTGGCACGTGCTCAAGGTGGAGCGCTACTCCAAAATCAATGGTCTCGGCGTCGCCAGGCGCATGAAATCATGCCcgttcgtcgtcggaggccacaCCTGGTGCATCGCCTACTTCCCCGATCGACGGTCTCACCGAGGACACCGCCGACTGCATCTCTTTCGCCCTCCGTCTCGAAGATCGTCGTGCCGGCACCGGAAGAGATGCCGTCAAG GCCAGTCATGCTGCGACGCACGGTTCATGGAGAGGAAGGAGTTCGAGTCGTGCTACGTGAAAGACGACGAGTTCTGCATAAGGTGCGACGTGACAGTCCTGTCAGCAGCtgcggcgccgccgctggacctGCGCCGGCAACTCGGCGACCTCCTCGCCGGCGGGGACGGGGCGGACGTGACGCTGGACGTCGGCGGCGAGTCGTTCCGCGCGCACAAGAACGTGCTCGCCGCGCGGTCGCCGGTGTTCATGGCCGAGTTCTTCGGCGGACCACACAAGGAGCAGGTGGCGGGTCGTGTGAGCATCCATGGCATCGAGCCCAGCGTGTTCAAGGCCCTGCTCCACTTCATCTACACCGACTCGTTGCCGGACATCGACGGCGGCGACATGACGGCGATGGCTCAGCATCTGCTCGTGGCAGCTGACCGGTACGGCATCCAGAGGCTAAAATCGATCTGCGAGTACCTTTTACGCACCTTTGTCGACAGGAGTGCAGTGGTGACCACGCTGGTTCTCGCGGAGCGGCACGGTTgccatcagctcaaggaggcgtGCTTCAAGGTCATGAAGTCCTCGGCCAATTACAAGGAGCTTGTCTCAGGGGAAGACTTTCAGTATTTGGCTAGCACTTGTCCCTCTCTTGTCCAAGAGCTTGAAGCTGCATGA
- the LOC8079112 gene encoding BTB/POZ and MATH domain-containing protein 1 has protein sequence MRVIAAVHYHMAGQLQPAVGHAGTSTSWHQLVSTTDSDTYGSSSTLSAETTTGSYVFTVADYSRDKELHAAGSALPSNTFTAGGYSWRITYSHDTDDWIRFSLCLEPPVAGGGAGTGGGRDLGDAAIMVRTRYILLDKAGLPLPSSIRKDSERALSTMRSMRATQFMRRKRFESYYLKDNRFSVRCDVTLVRRTMCGRETGAMPPPDMRRHLGELLAGGVGADVVLEVGAEAFRAHRSILAARSPVFKAELLGGPTDDKDAPPPTTSTTSRRLRIHDIEPSVFRAVLHFIYTDSLPPEIGAGDEMVMAQQLLVAAQRYKLEGLKWICEDVISTLCHRRAANESSCPCLLYQLHAYAKRPAEYRQRPAVAVAAEGDWEER, from the exons ATGCGTGTTATCGCTGCAGTACACTACCACATGGCCGGCCAGCTGCAACCGGCCGTCGGGCACGCCGGAACGTCGACCTCCTGGCATCAGCTGGTGTCCACCACCGACAGTGACACCTACGGCAGCTCGTCGACGCTGTCGGCCGAGACGACGACTGGTTCCTACGTGTTCACGGTCGCAGACTACTCCAGAGACAAGGAACTCCACGCCGCCGGTAGTGCCCTCCCGTCAAACACGTTCACCGCCGGAGGGTACTCCTGGCGCATCACGTACTCCCATGACACTGACGATTGGATACGCTTCTCGCTCTGTCTTGAACCAcccgtcgccggcggcggcgctggcacCGGCGGCGGCCGGGATCTCGGCGATGCCGCCATCATGGTCCGAACCAGGTACATCTTGCTTGACAAGGCCGGGCTGCCGCTGCCGTCTTCGATAAGAAAAGACAGTGAACGTGCCTTGTCAACCATGCGATCCATGCGCGCCACGCAGTTCATGAGGAGGAAGAGATTCGAGTCCTACTATCTGAAGGACAATAGATTCAGCGTGAGGTGCGATGTCACGCTGGTCAGAAGGACGATGTGCGGCAGGGAGACGGGAGCCATGCCGCCGCCGGACATGCGCAGgcacctcggcgagctcctcgccGGCGGGGTTGGGGCGGACGTGGTGCTCGAGGTGGGCGCCGAGGCGTTTCGCGCGCACAGGAGCATCCTCGCCGCGCGGTCGCCGGTGTTCAAGGCGGAGCTGTTAGGCGGACCGACTGATGACAAGGATGCGCCGCCGCCAACGACTTCGACGACGAGCCGTCGTCTGAGGATCCATGACATTGAGCCGAGCGTGTTCAGGGCAGTGCTGCACTTCATCTATACCGACTCGTTGCCGCCTGAGATCGGCGCCGGCGACGAGATGGTGATGGCTCAGCAGCTGCTCGTGGCGGCACAGAGGTATAAACTGGAGGGGCTAAAATGGATATGCGAGGATGTTATCAGCACTTTATGTCATCGGAGAGCTGCAAATGAAAGCAGTTGTCCTTGTCTTCTTTACCAGCTGCATGCATATGCAAAG CGCCCCGCGGAGTATCGGCAGCGCCCGGCCGTCGCGGTGGCCGCGGAAGGGGACTGGGAGGAGCGCTAG